Proteins from a genomic interval of Lathamus discolor isolate bLatDis1 chromosome 11, bLatDis1.hap1, whole genome shotgun sequence:
- the LPIN3 gene encoding phosphatidate phosphatase LPIN3 isoform X1, protein MKVLLSIVLFLRALPQPTPQTPQALWVYLPRMLPMHFPGLCLSRLGAHQRCPGSTGASPTVPPLAAARSSVPCAPGPAAGMLPVPGKLGSAGSRWALGCSGCQGEVGSQSVEQGHADHVPGGMAGNRTRLSLCKTDQRSRVPAQGLSSSLWSQTMNYVGQLAETVFVTVKELYRGLNPATLTGCIDVVVVRQPDNSFQCSPFHVRFGKLGVLRSREKVVDIEVNGEPVDLHMKLGDNGEAFFVQESEESEGSIPSHLCTSPIPMEHSLEEEAQPSHGQEDTSTEVTLHRRRRRRRKPKRKEGSDSLLEGCEETRSGMPVEEPCELPAPSDSVYFPFSDLPEEGTMSLQSPEMHPYSDGELASVDSPILSHPSSPRSDSELEVRPQESFALGPESHMQWTWGRLPQVNKSERVEPAKPTKTIATAETTVSAALAPEDKATRLVATSEGLGADLSPARPQAIPCSAAVPVMEPAPAPQDGNGFPRLQHIPSAVRAETSLGTPLPPQGGGRSVAPEVQAGAALGQVNLEGPEPHLGSQRRQGAIGSPHVAPSEVYPADPSSPAEEQAARCSPRSDPELSSKPGAAPSSAVCAQLPRHVPTESPTAPELLPAAALSLCGGLGGSRQLSHGKFMEHVVSYQQFAENPGLIDDPNLVILLNKKYYNWAVAAPMVLSLQAFQKNIPESTIDQLVKEKMPRKGSRWWFSWRKREFPSEEQQPRPGKANAGMLQPDSAQQRQEEESSSDEEPLCPGDILAMDAPEQKSLPTYKKSLRLSSEQIGRLNLQDGPNEVAFSVTTQYQGTCRCEATIYLWNWDDKVVISDIDGTITKSDALGHILPHLGKDWTHHGIAKLFHKIHLNGYKFLYCSARAIGMAHITKGYLKWVNEQGCALPKGPILLAPSSLFSAFHREVIEKKPEVFKIACLKDIQNLFATQLPFYAAFGNRANDVYAYKQVGLPEGRIFTVNPKGELIQELTKNHKSTYERLSELVELIFPPLGQSGSVALVCPEYSHFAYWRSPLPAVDLDAFS, encoded by the exons ATGAAGGTGCTGCTGAGCATAGTGCTGTTCCTGAGGGCCCTTCCCCAGCCCACACCCCAAACACCACAGGCTCTGTGGGTTTATCTGCCCAGGATGCTCCCTATGCACTTTCCGGGTCTGTGTCTATCCCGGTTGGGAGCCCACCAGCGCTGccctgggagcactggggccAGCCCAACTGTTCCCCCCCTCGCTGCAGCGAGGAGCTCTGTGCcgtgtgctccaggccctgcagcTGGAATGCTGCCTGTCCCGGGAAAGCTGGGCTCAGCAG GGAGCCGCTGGGCTTTGGGCTGCTCCGGCTGTCAGGGAGAGGTGGGGAGCCAGAGCGTGGAGCAGGGACATGCAGACCACGTTCCGGGAGGGATGGCTGGGAACAGGACGAGGCTGAGCTTGTGCAAAACGGACCAGAGAAGCCGGGTGCCTGCACAGGGGTTGTCCTCATCCCTTTGG TCTCAAACCATGAACTACGTGGGGCAGCTTGCTGAGACAGTCTTTGTCACGGTGAAGGAGCTGTACCGGGGCCTGAACCCCGCCACGCTGACAGGCTGCATCGACgtggtggtggtgaggcagCCCGATAACTCCTTCCAGTGCTCCCCATTCCATGTGCGCTTCGGGAAGCTGGGCGTGCTGCGCTCCAGGGAGAAGGTG GTCGACATTGAAGTCAATGGGGAGCCTGTAGACCTGCATATGAAGCTGGGTGACAATGGAGAGGCTTTCTTTGTCCAGGAGTCAGAGGAGAGTGAG ggcagcatcccttcccacctctgcacgtcccccatccccatggagcaCAGCCTGGAGGAGGAGGCTCAGCCCTCTCATGGGCAGgaggacaccagcactgaaGTGACCTTGCACAGGAGGAGGCGACGCAGGAGAAAGCCCAAGAGGAAGGAAGGGTCAGACTCGCTGTTAGAAGGCTGCGAGGAGACCAGAAGTGGGATGCCCGTGGAGGAGCCATGTGAGCTGCCAGCCCCAAG TGATTCAGtgtatttccccttttctgatCTCCCTGAAGAAGGAACCAtgtcactgcagtccccagAGATGCACCCTTACTCTGATGGGGAGCTGGCCTCTGTGGACAG cCCCATCCTGAGCCATCCGTCCTCTCCCAGAAGTGATTCTGAGCTGGAGGTCAGACCCCAGGAGAGCTTTGCTCTGGGGCCTGAGTCCCACATGCAGTGGACCTGGGGAAGGCTCCCTCAG GTGAATAAATCCGAACGCGTTGAACCAGCCAAGCCCACCAAGACCATTGCTACTGCAGAAACCACAGTCTCTGCGGCACTGGCCCCAGAGGACAAGGCAACCCGTCTTGTTGCCACCTCTGAAGGTCTGGGAGCAGATCTGTCCCCAGCACGACCACAGGCCATACCCTGTTCCGCTGCTGTGCCTGTTATGGAGCCAGCACCTGCACCGCAGGATGGGAACGgcttccccaggctgcagcacatccccagcGCTGTGAGGGCAGAGACCTCGCTGGGCACCCCCTTGCCCCCCcaggggggaggcaggagcgtGGCTCCCGAGGTTCAGgcaggtgctgctctggggCAGGTGAACTTGGAGGGCCCTGAGCCCCATCTGGGAAGCCAGAGGAGACAAG GAGCCATCGGAAGTCCCCACGTGGCTCCCAGTGAGGTTTACCCGGCAGACCCGTCCAGCCCGGCTGAGGAGCAGGCAGCTCGGTGTTCCCCCAGGAG TGACCCAGAGCTCAGTTCAAAGCCCGGCGCAGCCCCCAGCAGTGCTGTTTGTGCCCAGCTGCCCCGCCACGTGCCCACTGAGAGCCCCACAGCCCCGGAGCTGCTGCCCGCGGCCGCCCTGTCACTGTGCGGAGGGCTGGGGGGCAGCAGGCAGCTCTCCCATG GGAAGTTCATGGAGCACGTGGTCTCCTACCAGCAGTTTGCTGAGAATCCGGGGCTCATCGATGACCCGAACCTGGTGATACTGCTCAACAAGAA GTATTACAACTGGGCAGTGGCTGCTCCCAtggtcctgtccctgcaggcttTCCAGAAGAACATTCCTGAG AGCACCATTGACCAGCTGGTGAAGGAGAAGATGCCCAGGAAAGGCAGTAGGTGGTGGTTCTCCTGGAGGAAGAGAGAATTCCCATCGGAGGAG cagcagccgaGGCCAGGGAAAGCCAATGcggggatgctgcagcctgactctgctcagcagag GCAGGAAGAGGAGTCATCCAGTGATGAAGAGCCCCTGTGCCCTGGGGACATATTAGCAATGGATGCTCCTGAACAGAAATCTCTGCCAACCTACAAGAAATCCCTGCGGCTGTCCTCTGAGCAAATC GGAAGGCTGAATCTGCAGGATGGTCCTAACGAGGTGGCGTTCAGTGTGACAACCCAGTACCAGGGCACGTGCCGCTGTGAGGCCACCATCTACCTGTGGAACTGGGATGACAAGGTGGTGATCTCTGACATCGACGGCACCATCACCAA GTCAGATGCTCTTGGGCACATTTTGCCGCATCTGGGAAAGGACTGGACTCACCATGGGATTGCGAAGCTCTTCCATAAAATCCACCT GAATGGCTACAAGTTCCTGTACTGCTCAGCCCGAGCCATCGGCATGGCGCACATCACCAAAGGCTACCTCAAATGGGTCAACGAGCAGGGCTGTGCGCTCCCCAAGGGCCCCATCCTGCTGGCCCCCAGCAGCCTCTTCTCTGCCTTCCACAG GGAGGTGATTGAGAAGAAGCCGGAGGTGTTCAAGATCGCCTGCTTGAAGGACATCCAGAACCTGTTTGCCACCCAGCTGCCCTTCTATGCGGCTTTTGGGAACAGAGCCAAC GATGTCTATGCTTACAAGCAGGTTGGCCTGCCGGAGGGCCGCATATTCACAGTCAACCCCAAGGGAGAGCTGATCCAGGAGCTCACAAAAAACCACAAGTCAAC GTACGAGCGGCTGTCGGAGCTGGTGGAGCTCATCTTCCCTCCCCTGGGCCAGAGCGGGAGCGTGGCCCTGGTGTGCCCGGAGTACAGCCACTTTGCCTACTGGAGATCCCCACTGCCTGCTGTTGACTTGGACGCCTTCTCCTGA
- the LPIN3 gene encoding phosphatidate phosphatase LPIN3 isoform X2 yields the protein MKVLLSIVLFLRALPQPTPQTPQALWVYLPRMLPMHFPGLCLSRLGAHQRCPGSTGASPTVPPLAAARSSVPCAPGPAAGMLPVPGKLGSAGSRWALGCSGCQGEVGSQSVEQGHADHVPGGMAGNRTRLSLCKTDQRSRVPAQGLSSSLWSQTMNYVGQLAETVFVTVKELYRGLNPATLTGCIDVVVVRQPDNSFQCSPFHVRFGKLGVLRSREKVVDIEVNGEPVDLHMKLGDNGEAFFVQESEESEGSIPSHLCTSPIPMEHSLEEEAQPSHGQEDTSTEVTLHRRRRRRRKPKRKEGSDSLLEGCEETRSGMPVEEPCELPAPSDSVYFPFSDLPEEGTMSLQSPEMHPYSDGELASVDSPILSHPSSPRSDSELEVRPQESFALGPESHMQWTWGRLPQVNKSERVEPAKPTKTIATAETTVSAALAPEDKATRLVATSEGLGADLSPARPQAIPCSAAVPVMEPAPAPQDGNGFPRLQHIPSAVRAETSLGTPLPPQGGGRSVAPEVQAGAALGQVNLEGPEPHLGSQRRQGAIGSPHVAPSEVYPADPSSPAEEQAARCSPRSDPELSSKPGAAPSSAVCAQLPRHVPTESPTAPELLPAAALSLCGGLGGSRQLSHGKFMEHVVSYQQFAENPGLIDDPNLVILLNKKYYNWAVAAPMVLSLQAFQKNIPESTIDQLVKEKMPRKGSRWWFSWRKREFPSEEQQPRPGKANAGMLQPDSAQQRQEEESSSDEEPLCPGDILAMDAPEQKSLPTYKKSLRLSSEQIGRLNLQDGPNEVAFSVTTQYQGTCRCEATIYLWNWDDKVVISDIDGTITKSDALGHILPHLGKDWTHHGIAKLFHKIHLYHILSCQPCTPCPWGWHLLP from the exons ATGAAGGTGCTGCTGAGCATAGTGCTGTTCCTGAGGGCCCTTCCCCAGCCCACACCCCAAACACCACAGGCTCTGTGGGTTTATCTGCCCAGGATGCTCCCTATGCACTTTCCGGGTCTGTGTCTATCCCGGTTGGGAGCCCACCAGCGCTGccctgggagcactggggccAGCCCAACTGTTCCCCCCCTCGCTGCAGCGAGGAGCTCTGTGCcgtgtgctccaggccctgcagcTGGAATGCTGCCTGTCCCGGGAAAGCTGGGCTCAGCAG GGAGCCGCTGGGCTTTGGGCTGCTCCGGCTGTCAGGGAGAGGTGGGGAGCCAGAGCGTGGAGCAGGGACATGCAGACCACGTTCCGGGAGGGATGGCTGGGAACAGGACGAGGCTGAGCTTGTGCAAAACGGACCAGAGAAGCCGGGTGCCTGCACAGGGGTTGTCCTCATCCCTTTGG TCTCAAACCATGAACTACGTGGGGCAGCTTGCTGAGACAGTCTTTGTCACGGTGAAGGAGCTGTACCGGGGCCTGAACCCCGCCACGCTGACAGGCTGCATCGACgtggtggtggtgaggcagCCCGATAACTCCTTCCAGTGCTCCCCATTCCATGTGCGCTTCGGGAAGCTGGGCGTGCTGCGCTCCAGGGAGAAGGTG GTCGACATTGAAGTCAATGGGGAGCCTGTAGACCTGCATATGAAGCTGGGTGACAATGGAGAGGCTTTCTTTGTCCAGGAGTCAGAGGAGAGTGAG ggcagcatcccttcccacctctgcacgtcccccatccccatggagcaCAGCCTGGAGGAGGAGGCTCAGCCCTCTCATGGGCAGgaggacaccagcactgaaGTGACCTTGCACAGGAGGAGGCGACGCAGGAGAAAGCCCAAGAGGAAGGAAGGGTCAGACTCGCTGTTAGAAGGCTGCGAGGAGACCAGAAGTGGGATGCCCGTGGAGGAGCCATGTGAGCTGCCAGCCCCAAG TGATTCAGtgtatttccccttttctgatCTCCCTGAAGAAGGAACCAtgtcactgcagtccccagAGATGCACCCTTACTCTGATGGGGAGCTGGCCTCTGTGGACAG cCCCATCCTGAGCCATCCGTCCTCTCCCAGAAGTGATTCTGAGCTGGAGGTCAGACCCCAGGAGAGCTTTGCTCTGGGGCCTGAGTCCCACATGCAGTGGACCTGGGGAAGGCTCCCTCAG GTGAATAAATCCGAACGCGTTGAACCAGCCAAGCCCACCAAGACCATTGCTACTGCAGAAACCACAGTCTCTGCGGCACTGGCCCCAGAGGACAAGGCAACCCGTCTTGTTGCCACCTCTGAAGGTCTGGGAGCAGATCTGTCCCCAGCACGACCACAGGCCATACCCTGTTCCGCTGCTGTGCCTGTTATGGAGCCAGCACCTGCACCGCAGGATGGGAACGgcttccccaggctgcagcacatccccagcGCTGTGAGGGCAGAGACCTCGCTGGGCACCCCCTTGCCCCCCcaggggggaggcaggagcgtGGCTCCCGAGGTTCAGgcaggtgctgctctggggCAGGTGAACTTGGAGGGCCCTGAGCCCCATCTGGGAAGCCAGAGGAGACAAG GAGCCATCGGAAGTCCCCACGTGGCTCCCAGTGAGGTTTACCCGGCAGACCCGTCCAGCCCGGCTGAGGAGCAGGCAGCTCGGTGTTCCCCCAGGAG TGACCCAGAGCTCAGTTCAAAGCCCGGCGCAGCCCCCAGCAGTGCTGTTTGTGCCCAGCTGCCCCGCCACGTGCCCACTGAGAGCCCCACAGCCCCGGAGCTGCTGCCCGCGGCCGCCCTGTCACTGTGCGGAGGGCTGGGGGGCAGCAGGCAGCTCTCCCATG GGAAGTTCATGGAGCACGTGGTCTCCTACCAGCAGTTTGCTGAGAATCCGGGGCTCATCGATGACCCGAACCTGGTGATACTGCTCAACAAGAA GTATTACAACTGGGCAGTGGCTGCTCCCAtggtcctgtccctgcaggcttTCCAGAAGAACATTCCTGAG AGCACCATTGACCAGCTGGTGAAGGAGAAGATGCCCAGGAAAGGCAGTAGGTGGTGGTTCTCCTGGAGGAAGAGAGAATTCCCATCGGAGGAG cagcagccgaGGCCAGGGAAAGCCAATGcggggatgctgcagcctgactctgctcagcagag GCAGGAAGAGGAGTCATCCAGTGATGAAGAGCCCCTGTGCCCTGGGGACATATTAGCAATGGATGCTCCTGAACAGAAATCTCTGCCAACCTACAAGAAATCCCTGCGGCTGTCCTCTGAGCAAATC GGAAGGCTGAATCTGCAGGATGGTCCTAACGAGGTGGCGTTCAGTGTGACAACCCAGTACCAGGGCACGTGCCGCTGTGAGGCCACCATCTACCTGTGGAACTGGGATGACAAGGTGGTGATCTCTGACATCGACGGCACCATCACCAA GTCAGATGCTCTTGGGCACATTTTGCCGCATCTGGGAAAGGACTGGACTCACCATGGGATTGCGAAGCTCTTCCATAAAATCCACCT GTACCACATCCTGTCCTGCCAGCCCTGCACCCCGTGTCCCTGGGGATGGCACCTCCTACCCTGA
- the LPIN3 gene encoding phosphatidate phosphatase LPIN3 isoform X3: MKVLLSIVLFLRALPQPTPQTPQALWVYLPRMLPMHFPGLCLSRLGAHQRCPGSTGASPTVPPLAAARSSVPCAPGPAAGMLPVPGKLGSAGSRWALGCSGCQGEVGSQSVEQGHADHVPGGMAGNRTRLSLCKTDQRSRVPAQGLSSSLWSQTMNYVGQLAETVFVTVKELYRGLNPATLTGCIDVVVVRQPDNSFQCSPFHVRFGKLGVLRSREKVVDIEVNGEPVDLHMKLGDNGEAFFVQESEESEGSIPSHLCTSPIPMEHSLEEEAQPSHGQEDTSTEVTLHRRRRRRRKPKRKEGSDSLLEGCEETRSGMPVEEPCELPAPSDSVYFPFSDLPEEGTMSLQSPEMHPYSDGELASVDSPILSHPSSPRSDSELEVRPQESFALGPESHMQWTWGRLPQVNKSERVEPAKPTKTIATAETTVSAALAPEDKATRLVATSEGLGADLSPARPQAIPCSAAVPVMEPAPAPQDGNGFPRLQHIPSAVRAETSLGTPLPPQGGGRSVAPEVQAGAALGQVNLEGPEPHLGSQRRQGAIGSPHVAPSEVYPADPSSPAEEQAARCSPRSDPELSSKPGAAPSSAVCAQLPRHVPTESPTAPELLPAAALSLCGGLGGSRQLSHGKFMEHVVSYQQFAENPGLIDDPNLVILLNKKYYNWAVAAPMVLSLQAFQKNIPESTIDQLVKEKMPRKGSRWWFSWRKREFPSEEQQPRPGKANAGMLQPDSAQQRQEEESSSDEEPLCPGDILAMDAPEQKSLPTYKKSLRLSSEQIGRLNLQDGPNEVAFSVTTQYQGTCRCEATIYLWNWDDKVVISDIDGTITKSDALGHILPHLGKDWTHHGIAKLFHKIHL, from the exons ATGAAGGTGCTGCTGAGCATAGTGCTGTTCCTGAGGGCCCTTCCCCAGCCCACACCCCAAACACCACAGGCTCTGTGGGTTTATCTGCCCAGGATGCTCCCTATGCACTTTCCGGGTCTGTGTCTATCCCGGTTGGGAGCCCACCAGCGCTGccctgggagcactggggccAGCCCAACTGTTCCCCCCCTCGCTGCAGCGAGGAGCTCTGTGCcgtgtgctccaggccctgcagcTGGAATGCTGCCTGTCCCGGGAAAGCTGGGCTCAGCAG GGAGCCGCTGGGCTTTGGGCTGCTCCGGCTGTCAGGGAGAGGTGGGGAGCCAGAGCGTGGAGCAGGGACATGCAGACCACGTTCCGGGAGGGATGGCTGGGAACAGGACGAGGCTGAGCTTGTGCAAAACGGACCAGAGAAGCCGGGTGCCTGCACAGGGGTTGTCCTCATCCCTTTGG TCTCAAACCATGAACTACGTGGGGCAGCTTGCTGAGACAGTCTTTGTCACGGTGAAGGAGCTGTACCGGGGCCTGAACCCCGCCACGCTGACAGGCTGCATCGACgtggtggtggtgaggcagCCCGATAACTCCTTCCAGTGCTCCCCATTCCATGTGCGCTTCGGGAAGCTGGGCGTGCTGCGCTCCAGGGAGAAGGTG GTCGACATTGAAGTCAATGGGGAGCCTGTAGACCTGCATATGAAGCTGGGTGACAATGGAGAGGCTTTCTTTGTCCAGGAGTCAGAGGAGAGTGAG ggcagcatcccttcccacctctgcacgtcccccatccccatggagcaCAGCCTGGAGGAGGAGGCTCAGCCCTCTCATGGGCAGgaggacaccagcactgaaGTGACCTTGCACAGGAGGAGGCGACGCAGGAGAAAGCCCAAGAGGAAGGAAGGGTCAGACTCGCTGTTAGAAGGCTGCGAGGAGACCAGAAGTGGGATGCCCGTGGAGGAGCCATGTGAGCTGCCAGCCCCAAG TGATTCAGtgtatttccccttttctgatCTCCCTGAAGAAGGAACCAtgtcactgcagtccccagAGATGCACCCTTACTCTGATGGGGAGCTGGCCTCTGTGGACAG cCCCATCCTGAGCCATCCGTCCTCTCCCAGAAGTGATTCTGAGCTGGAGGTCAGACCCCAGGAGAGCTTTGCTCTGGGGCCTGAGTCCCACATGCAGTGGACCTGGGGAAGGCTCCCTCAG GTGAATAAATCCGAACGCGTTGAACCAGCCAAGCCCACCAAGACCATTGCTACTGCAGAAACCACAGTCTCTGCGGCACTGGCCCCAGAGGACAAGGCAACCCGTCTTGTTGCCACCTCTGAAGGTCTGGGAGCAGATCTGTCCCCAGCACGACCACAGGCCATACCCTGTTCCGCTGCTGTGCCTGTTATGGAGCCAGCACCTGCACCGCAGGATGGGAACGgcttccccaggctgcagcacatccccagcGCTGTGAGGGCAGAGACCTCGCTGGGCACCCCCTTGCCCCCCcaggggggaggcaggagcgtGGCTCCCGAGGTTCAGgcaggtgctgctctggggCAGGTGAACTTGGAGGGCCCTGAGCCCCATCTGGGAAGCCAGAGGAGACAAG GAGCCATCGGAAGTCCCCACGTGGCTCCCAGTGAGGTTTACCCGGCAGACCCGTCCAGCCCGGCTGAGGAGCAGGCAGCTCGGTGTTCCCCCAGGAG TGACCCAGAGCTCAGTTCAAAGCCCGGCGCAGCCCCCAGCAGTGCTGTTTGTGCCCAGCTGCCCCGCCACGTGCCCACTGAGAGCCCCACAGCCCCGGAGCTGCTGCCCGCGGCCGCCCTGTCACTGTGCGGAGGGCTGGGGGGCAGCAGGCAGCTCTCCCATG GGAAGTTCATGGAGCACGTGGTCTCCTACCAGCAGTTTGCTGAGAATCCGGGGCTCATCGATGACCCGAACCTGGTGATACTGCTCAACAAGAA GTATTACAACTGGGCAGTGGCTGCTCCCAtggtcctgtccctgcaggcttTCCAGAAGAACATTCCTGAG AGCACCATTGACCAGCTGGTGAAGGAGAAGATGCCCAGGAAAGGCAGTAGGTGGTGGTTCTCCTGGAGGAAGAGAGAATTCCCATCGGAGGAG cagcagccgaGGCCAGGGAAAGCCAATGcggggatgctgcagcctgactctgctcagcagag GCAGGAAGAGGAGTCATCCAGTGATGAAGAGCCCCTGTGCCCTGGGGACATATTAGCAATGGATGCTCCTGAACAGAAATCTCTGCCAACCTACAAGAAATCCCTGCGGCTGTCCTCTGAGCAAATC GGAAGGCTGAATCTGCAGGATGGTCCTAACGAGGTGGCGTTCAGTGTGACAACCCAGTACCAGGGCACGTGCCGCTGTGAGGCCACCATCTACCTGTGGAACTGGGATGACAAGGTGGTGATCTCTGACATCGACGGCACCATCACCAA GTCAGATGCTCTTGGGCACATTTTGCCGCATCTGGGAAAGGACTGGACTCACCATGGGATTGCGAAGCTCTTCCATAAAATCCACCTGTAG
- the LPIN3 gene encoding phosphatidate phosphatase LPIN3 isoform X4, producing MKVLLSIVLFLRALPQPTPQTPQALWVYLPRMLPMHFPGLCLSRLGAHQRCPGSTGASPTVPPLAAARSSVPCAPGPAAGMLPVPGKLGSAGSRWALGCSGCQGEVGSQSVEQGHADHVPGGMAGNRTRLSLCKTDQRSRVPAQGLSSSLWSQTMNYVGQLAETVFVTVKELYRGLNPATLTGCIDVVVVRQPDNSFQCSPFHVRFGKLGVLRSREKVVDIEVNGEPVDLHMKLGDNGEAFFVQESEESEGSIPSHLCTSPIPMEHSLEEEAQPSHGQEDTSTEVTLHRRRRRRRKPKRKEGSDSLLEGCEETRSGMPVEEPCELPAPSDSVYFPFSDLPEEGTMSLQSPEMHPYSDGELASVDSPILSHPSSPRSDSELEVRPQESFALGPESHMQWTWGRLPQVNKSERVEPAKPTKTIATAETTVSAALAPEDKATRLVATSEGLGADLSPARPQAIPCSAAVPVMEPAPAPQDGNGFPRLQHIPSAVRAETSLGTPLPPQGGGRSVAPEVQAGAALGQVNLEGPEPHLGSQRRQGAIGSPHVAPSEVYPADPSSPAEEQAARCSPRSDPELSSKPGAAPSSAVCAQLPRHVPTESPTAPELLPAAALSLCGGLGGSRQLSHGKFMEHVVSYQQFAENPGLIDDPNLVILLNKKYYNWAVAAPMVLSLQAFQKNIPESTIDQLVKEKMPRKGSRWWFSWRKREFPSEEQQPRPGKANAGMLQPDSAQQRQEEESSSDEEPLCPGDILAMDAPEQKSLPTYKKSLRLSSEQIGRLNLQDGPNEVAFSVTTQYQGTCRCEATIYLWNWDDKVRCSWAHFAASGKGLDSPWDCEALP from the exons ATGAAGGTGCTGCTGAGCATAGTGCTGTTCCTGAGGGCCCTTCCCCAGCCCACACCCCAAACACCACAGGCTCTGTGGGTTTATCTGCCCAGGATGCTCCCTATGCACTTTCCGGGTCTGTGTCTATCCCGGTTGGGAGCCCACCAGCGCTGccctgggagcactggggccAGCCCAACTGTTCCCCCCCTCGCTGCAGCGAGGAGCTCTGTGCcgtgtgctccaggccctgcagcTGGAATGCTGCCTGTCCCGGGAAAGCTGGGCTCAGCAG GGAGCCGCTGGGCTTTGGGCTGCTCCGGCTGTCAGGGAGAGGTGGGGAGCCAGAGCGTGGAGCAGGGACATGCAGACCACGTTCCGGGAGGGATGGCTGGGAACAGGACGAGGCTGAGCTTGTGCAAAACGGACCAGAGAAGCCGGGTGCCTGCACAGGGGTTGTCCTCATCCCTTTGG TCTCAAACCATGAACTACGTGGGGCAGCTTGCTGAGACAGTCTTTGTCACGGTGAAGGAGCTGTACCGGGGCCTGAACCCCGCCACGCTGACAGGCTGCATCGACgtggtggtggtgaggcagCCCGATAACTCCTTCCAGTGCTCCCCATTCCATGTGCGCTTCGGGAAGCTGGGCGTGCTGCGCTCCAGGGAGAAGGTG GTCGACATTGAAGTCAATGGGGAGCCTGTAGACCTGCATATGAAGCTGGGTGACAATGGAGAGGCTTTCTTTGTCCAGGAGTCAGAGGAGAGTGAG ggcagcatcccttcccacctctgcacgtcccccatccccatggagcaCAGCCTGGAGGAGGAGGCTCAGCCCTCTCATGGGCAGgaggacaccagcactgaaGTGACCTTGCACAGGAGGAGGCGACGCAGGAGAAAGCCCAAGAGGAAGGAAGGGTCAGACTCGCTGTTAGAAGGCTGCGAGGAGACCAGAAGTGGGATGCCCGTGGAGGAGCCATGTGAGCTGCCAGCCCCAAG TGATTCAGtgtatttccccttttctgatCTCCCTGAAGAAGGAACCAtgtcactgcagtccccagAGATGCACCCTTACTCTGATGGGGAGCTGGCCTCTGTGGACAG cCCCATCCTGAGCCATCCGTCCTCTCCCAGAAGTGATTCTGAGCTGGAGGTCAGACCCCAGGAGAGCTTTGCTCTGGGGCCTGAGTCCCACATGCAGTGGACCTGGGGAAGGCTCCCTCAG GTGAATAAATCCGAACGCGTTGAACCAGCCAAGCCCACCAAGACCATTGCTACTGCAGAAACCACAGTCTCTGCGGCACTGGCCCCAGAGGACAAGGCAACCCGTCTTGTTGCCACCTCTGAAGGTCTGGGAGCAGATCTGTCCCCAGCACGACCACAGGCCATACCCTGTTCCGCTGCTGTGCCTGTTATGGAGCCAGCACCTGCACCGCAGGATGGGAACGgcttccccaggctgcagcacatccccagcGCTGTGAGGGCAGAGACCTCGCTGGGCACCCCCTTGCCCCCCcaggggggaggcaggagcgtGGCTCCCGAGGTTCAGgcaggtgctgctctggggCAGGTGAACTTGGAGGGCCCTGAGCCCCATCTGGGAAGCCAGAGGAGACAAG GAGCCATCGGAAGTCCCCACGTGGCTCCCAGTGAGGTTTACCCGGCAGACCCGTCCAGCCCGGCTGAGGAGCAGGCAGCTCGGTGTTCCCCCAGGAG TGACCCAGAGCTCAGTTCAAAGCCCGGCGCAGCCCCCAGCAGTGCTGTTTGTGCCCAGCTGCCCCGCCACGTGCCCACTGAGAGCCCCACAGCCCCGGAGCTGCTGCCCGCGGCCGCCCTGTCACTGTGCGGAGGGCTGGGGGGCAGCAGGCAGCTCTCCCATG GGAAGTTCATGGAGCACGTGGTCTCCTACCAGCAGTTTGCTGAGAATCCGGGGCTCATCGATGACCCGAACCTGGTGATACTGCTCAACAAGAA GTATTACAACTGGGCAGTGGCTGCTCCCAtggtcctgtccctgcaggcttTCCAGAAGAACATTCCTGAG AGCACCATTGACCAGCTGGTGAAGGAGAAGATGCCCAGGAAAGGCAGTAGGTGGTGGTTCTCCTGGAGGAAGAGAGAATTCCCATCGGAGGAG cagcagccgaGGCCAGGGAAAGCCAATGcggggatgctgcagcctgactctgctcagcagag GCAGGAAGAGGAGTCATCCAGTGATGAAGAGCCCCTGTGCCCTGGGGACATATTAGCAATGGATGCTCCTGAACAGAAATCTCTGCCAACCTACAAGAAATCCCTGCGGCTGTCCTCTGAGCAAATC GGAAGGCTGAATCTGCAGGATGGTCCTAACGAGGTGGCGTTCAGTGTGACAACCCAGTACCAGGGCACGTGCCGCTGTGAGGCCACCATCTACCTGTGGAACTGGGATGACAAG GTCAGATGCTCTTGGGCACATTTTGCCGCATCTGGGAAAGGACTGGACTCACCATGGGATTGCGAAGCTCTTCCATAA